One window from the genome of Gimesia aquarii encodes:
- the lysS gene encoding lysine--tRNA ligase encodes MSKVKPNRFEAERIKKLEKIQSLGFDPWGQRFDGHIPISEARTQAPEESGVDGEEVRIAGRIMLRRKAGKLRFYDIKDWTGKIQLLFSRGDLSEMQWELMGTLDLGDLIGIDGCLRRTETGEISVFVKELTVLCKSLAQPPEKHHSVKDVELLLRQRSLDLIYTEGVLDKMLTRSQIIDSVRQTLRNHKFAEVETPVLHAVAGGAAAKPFITHHNTLEMELYMRIALELHLKRLMVGGIERVYEIGRVFRNEGIDATHNPEFTMIEIYQAYGNYETMMDLTEAIVTDAVKAISDTMQLPWGEDQTIDFSGPWERKKYYDLVREHAGCDPHDPAAVAEVAKQHGIDIDNVHPDVILNEVFEATCEAHLSGPVFVIDYPASICPLTKRKQDDPNIAERFELFVQGMELANAYTELNDPLLQEELFRTQLSGLSEEDSMAKMDTDFVKALKVGMPPAGGLGIGIDRLVMLLTNSHSIRDVIYFPLLRPEGQPAVKE; translated from the coding sequence ATGTCCAAAGTTAAGCCCAACCGTTTCGAAGCAGAGCGGATTAAAAAGTTAGAGAAAATTCAATCCCTGGGATTCGATCCCTGGGGACAGCGATTTGATGGTCATATTCCCATTTCTGAAGCACGCACCCAGGCTCCTGAAGAATCGGGTGTCGATGGCGAAGAGGTGCGCATCGCTGGTCGAATCATGCTGCGTCGAAAGGCGGGTAAACTTCGCTTTTATGATATCAAAGACTGGACGGGCAAAATTCAGTTACTCTTCTCCCGCGGCGATTTGAGTGAAATGCAATGGGAGTTAATGGGTACGTTGGATCTGGGCGACCTGATTGGAATTGATGGTTGTCTGAGACGTACGGAAACCGGTGAAATTTCGGTGTTCGTAAAAGAGTTGACAGTATTATGTAAATCTCTCGCGCAACCTCCAGAAAAACACCATAGTGTAAAAGATGTCGAACTGTTGTTAAGACAGCGTTCACTTGATCTGATCTATACAGAAGGTGTTTTAGATAAGATGCTCACACGGAGTCAGATTATTGATTCTGTACGGCAGACCTTACGAAACCATAAATTTGCAGAAGTCGAGACACCTGTCTTACATGCAGTCGCCGGTGGTGCGGCAGCGAAGCCCTTTATTACCCATCATAATACGCTGGAAATGGAACTCTATATGCGGATCGCATTAGAGTTGCATCTGAAGAGGTTGATGGTCGGGGGCATCGAACGTGTATATGAGATCGGTCGCGTCTTTCGAAATGAGGGAATTGACGCAACTCATAATCCTGAATTTACGATGATCGAAATCTATCAGGCGTACGGCAATTATGAAACCATGATGGATTTGACAGAAGCGATTGTCACCGATGCCGTCAAAGCCATTAGTGACACGATGCAGCTTCCCTGGGGTGAAGATCAGACAATCGACTTCAGTGGACCTTGGGAACGCAAAAAGTATTATGATCTGGTCAGAGAGCACGCAGGCTGCGATCCACATGACCCGGCTGCCGTAGCAGAAGTCGCTAAGCAGCATGGTATTGATATAGATAACGTTCATCCAGATGTGATTCTGAATGAAGTCTTTGAAGCCACCTGCGAAGCACATTTGTCGGGTCCTGTTTTCGTGATTGATTATCCGGCGTCTATCTGCCCGTTGACCAAACGAAAGCAGGATGATCCTAACATTGCAGAACGATTTGAGTTGTTCGTGCAGGGGATGGAACTGGCAAATGCCTACACGGAATTGAATGATCCACTGCTTCAGGAAGAATTATTTCGTACACAATTATCAGGGCTATCGGAAGAAGATTCGATGGCGAAAATGGATACGGATTTTGTAAAAGCGTTAAAGGTTGGTATGCCACCGGCAGGAGGCTTGGGAATTGGTATTGATCGTCTTGTGATGTTGTTGACCAATAGTCACAGCATTCGTGACGTGATTTACTTCCCACTACTCAGGCCAGAAGGTCAACCAGCAGTCAAAGAATAA
- a CDS encoding Nif3-like dinuclear metal center hexameric protein — protein MSSIDEIKDFLVSLAPPDLAENWDNVGLLTGDPAQNVDQVLTCLTLTPDVAEEAISEGVDLIITHHPILFRPVQQITSMSVEGKLLLDLIQAKISVYSPHTSYDSAERGINWQLAKLLGLEEIGILRPVNSPAEQAEKEESGAGRFGSLPAELTLAQLNQLIKQALRISSLQFVGDPDLRVKRMGIACGAAAEFLNDAHRHDCQVLLTGEARFHACLEARSLGMGLILPGHYATERPAMEKMAELLQIQFPKLKVWASQNETDPLQWDCDGE, from the coding sequence ATGTCGAGCATCGATGAAATTAAGGATTTTCTGGTGAGTCTCGCACCTCCCGATCTGGCCGAGAACTGGGATAATGTGGGGTTATTGACGGGGGACCCTGCACAGAATGTCGATCAGGTTCTGACTTGCTTAACGTTGACACCAGACGTAGCAGAAGAAGCAATTTCAGAGGGAGTGGATTTGATTATCACCCATCACCCGATTCTCTTTCGGCCTGTACAGCAGATAACATCTATGTCTGTCGAAGGTAAACTTCTGCTGGACTTGATCCAGGCAAAAATCTCAGTCTATAGTCCCCACACTTCTTATGATAGTGCCGAACGTGGGATCAACTGGCAGTTGGCTAAACTTCTGGGTTTAGAAGAGATTGGAATTCTAAGGCCTGTTAATTCTCCAGCAGAACAAGCAGAGAAAGAGGAGAGCGGGGCAGGTCGATTTGGTTCATTGCCCGCTGAGTTGACACTGGCGCAACTGAATCAATTAATCAAGCAGGCACTTCGTATTTCTTCTCTTCAATTCGTGGGTGACCCTGATCTCCGCGTGAAGCGTATGGGCATAGCCTGTGGGGCGGCAGCAGAATTTTTGAACGACGCACACCGTCACGACTGTCAGGTTCTCTTAACGGGTGAGGCGCGGTTTCATGCGTGCCTGGAAGCAAGGTCGTTAGGCATGGGGCTAATATTACCTGGTCATTATGCCACAGAGCGACCGGCGATGGAGAAGATGGCAGAATTGTTACAAATACAGTTTCCAAAACTGAAAGTCTGGGCCAGTCAGAACGAAACAGACCCGCTGCAATGGGATTGTGACGGTGAATAA
- a CDS encoding DUF1559 family PulG-like putative transporter, whose amino-acid sequence MSFFSPPSLSSQTNRSSSKTVRKNGFTLIELLVVIAIIAVLVALLLPAVQQAREAARMAQCKNNLRQIVLACHMYADSNGGFWPRAAGDQHVGFGGKKRWHGERVTADPTSKFQPHLGPLAPFLEQNAEIKKCPSFGNFAAHGTVPNAFEGGAGGYGYNQAYLGGTGWKNPFPLSNQVATNMREIGSLARTVAFADAALAQGLPDLHIIEYSFIEPPFFIDNWTPTYQESTFRPDPSIHFRHTGTVANIGWADGRVTTAPISGTGTSAYGGDPKAFQIGWFGPMDSNILFTNKDKLESDMGGVN is encoded by the coding sequence ATGTCTTTTTTCAGTCCACCTTCCCTTTCTTCCCAAACAAATCGAAGTTCTTCAAAGACCGTAAGAAAAAACGGTTTTACATTAATTGAGTTACTGGTGGTCATTGCCATCATTGCTGTATTGGTTGCTTTGCTTTTACCGGCTGTTCAACAAGCTCGCGAAGCCGCTCGCATGGCACAATGCAAGAATAACCTCAGACAAATCGTTCTCGCCTGCCATATGTATGCCGACTCCAACGGAGGGTTTTGGCCACGGGCTGCCGGCGACCAACATGTCGGCTTCGGTGGAAAGAAACGCTGGCACGGCGAACGAGTTACAGCAGATCCCACCAGCAAATTCCAACCGCACCTCGGACCATTGGCTCCCTTCCTGGAACAAAACGCGGAAATAAAAAAGTGCCCTTCATTTGGTAACTTCGCCGCACATGGAACGGTTCCTAATGCCTTTGAAGGAGGTGCCGGTGGCTATGGTTATAATCAGGCGTATCTTGGAGGGACTGGCTGGAAAAATCCGTTTCCTCTTAGTAATCAAGTGGCAACCAACATGCGAGAAATCGGAAGTCTGGCTCGTACCGTGGCTTTTGCAGATGCTGCTTTAGCTCAGGGCCTTCCTGATCTGCATATTATCGAATACAGCTTTATCGAACCACCTTTTTTTATTGATAACTGGACGCCAACCTATCAGGAATCAACCTTTCGCCCTGATCCCTCAATTCATTTTCGTCATACGGGAACAGTTGCAAATATTGGTTGGGCGGACGGGAGAGTGACCACAGCGCCCATCTCAGGTACCGGAACCTCAGCGTATGGCGGAGATCCCAAGGCGTTTCAAATTGGCTGGTTCGGTCCGATGGATTCCAACATCCTGTTTACCAACAAAGACAAACTGGAATCAGACATGGGGGGCGTTAACTAA
- a CDS encoding NHL domain-containing protein, with amino-acid sequence MIFPISSGKHAIWNQAMPHILSFIILFVLSLFISQVSAQTVSTIAGTGKLGYAGDGGAAVNALVGEPYGLTLGPDGALYVCEIKSHVIRRIDEKTGQISTVAGSGKKGYSGDGGPALEANLNEPYEVRFDQAGNMYFVEMVNHIVRRVDAKTGKIETVAGTGKKGFSGDGGPATKATFSRPHSIALDKNDNLYICDIGNHRIRRVNLKTGIVNTFSGTGQRKPTPDGVTVTGTPLNGPRALDFFDEGSGKGSLYLALREGNMVYRIDLDNETLHHVAGTGKKGYTGHGGPAKAATLSGPKGISVAPNGDIYLADTESHTIRVIRKKNGLIETAVGDGKKGDGPDGNPAKCRMARPHGVYVGPQGNVYIGDSETYRVRKLTTGQHQ; translated from the coding sequence ATGATATTCCCCATTAGTTCTGGAAAACATGCAATCTGGAATCAAGCCATGCCGCATATTCTTTCATTTATCATTCTGTTTGTATTGAGTCTGTTCATTTCACAAGTTTCCGCGCAAACCGTTTCCACTATAGCGGGCACTGGAAAACTGGGATACGCCGGCGATGGTGGGGCTGCGGTAAATGCCCTAGTGGGTGAACCGTATGGTCTCACGCTTGGCCCCGATGGCGCCTTATATGTCTGTGAAATCAAAAGTCATGTGATTCGCCGCATCGACGAAAAAACGGGACAGATTTCGACGGTTGCCGGTTCTGGAAAAAAAGGTTATAGCGGTGACGGCGGCCCGGCGCTCGAAGCGAACCTGAACGAACCTTATGAAGTCCGCTTCGACCAGGCAGGCAATATGTATTTCGTTGAAATGGTGAATCATATAGTCCGCCGCGTCGATGCTAAAACTGGTAAGATCGAAACGGTTGCGGGTACCGGCAAAAAAGGTTTCTCTGGTGATGGTGGTCCTGCAACGAAAGCGACTTTCTCACGACCACATTCCATTGCCCTGGATAAGAATGACAATCTCTATATCTGTGACATAGGCAATCATCGCATTCGTCGAGTCAATTTAAAAACAGGTATTGTGAATACGTTTTCCGGAACAGGGCAACGCAAACCAACACCTGATGGAGTAACGGTAACAGGAACACCACTTAACGGGCCACGGGCTCTGGATTTCTTTGATGAAGGTTCCGGTAAAGGATCATTGTATCTTGCGTTGCGAGAAGGAAATATGGTGTATCGCATCGATTTGGATAATGAGACTTTACATCACGTCGCCGGGACTGGTAAAAAAGGATATACGGGGCATGGTGGACCGGCAAAAGCAGCAACTTTGTCAGGTCCCAAAGGAATTTCCGTTGCTCCCAACGGAGACATTTATCTGGCCGATACAGAAAGCCACACCATTCGTGTCATTCGAAAAAAGAATGGTTTGATTGAAACGGCTGTCGGTGATGGCAAAAAAGGAGATGGTCCTGACGGCAACCCGGCAAAGTGCCGCATGGCACGACCGCATGGCGTTTATGTAGGACCTCAGGGAAATGTCTATATTGGTGACAGTGAGACTTACCGCGTTCGCAAGTTAACAACAGGACAACATCAATGA
- a CDS encoding FG-GAP repeat domain-containing protein, with product MKRTHPFYRYLSFAAVAILLSGTFEVSAGEKWQRQQLDAAFRSEGSAAADVNKDGKMDVIAGDVWYEAPDWKMHEVRKPGKFVAGKGYSDSFCNFAYDINQDGWTDFIYVSFPGKEFYWYENPKNKSGHWKEHLIWHSICNETPKFTDLTGDGKPELVFGSQPEKQMGYMEIPPPEQATKKWTFIPISKPGDPMKNGTFKYYHGLGVADFNQDGRNDVLIPHGWWEAPETLGEGLWEFHPFTLSVNGAEPPEKMADLYVEDLDQDGDSDIIGSSAHAFGIWWFENVSEPGKPKFKAHLIDKSYSQTHAMHFIDMNGDGQRDMVTGKRFFAHNGRDPGGKDPVVMYWYEIKKGKNAAPQIIPHKIEAGNDTGVGTQFSMADMNGDGRPDIVLSNKKGVNVLIQK from the coding sequence ATGAAACGAACTCATCCATTTTATCGCTATTTGAGTTTTGCCGCTGTCGCAATTTTATTGTCAGGTACTTTCGAAGTTTCCGCTGGCGAAAAATGGCAGCGTCAACAGCTGGACGCCGCCTTCCGCTCGGAAGGTTCCGCCGCAGCCGACGTAAATAAAGACGGCAAAATGGATGTCATTGCTGGGGACGTCTGGTATGAAGCTCCAGACTGGAAAATGCACGAAGTTCGTAAACCGGGAAAATTCGTTGCCGGTAAAGGATACAGTGACAGCTTTTGCAACTTTGCCTACGACATCAATCAGGATGGCTGGACCGATTTCATTTATGTCAGCTTTCCTGGAAAAGAGTTCTACTGGTATGAAAATCCCAAAAATAAATCAGGGCATTGGAAAGAACACCTTATCTGGCACAGCATCTGTAATGAGACTCCCAAGTTTACAGACCTGACTGGTGACGGAAAACCGGAACTCGTTTTTGGGTCACAGCCTGAAAAGCAGATGGGATATATGGAGATCCCCCCTCCTGAACAGGCCACCAAAAAATGGACCTTCATTCCGATTAGTAAACCCGGCGATCCAATGAAAAACGGTACTTTCAAATATTACCATGGCCTGGGAGTCGCTGACTTCAACCAGGATGGCCGAAATGATGTGCTCATTCCTCATGGCTGGTGGGAGGCCCCCGAAACATTGGGTGAAGGTCTCTGGGAATTCCATCCATTCACACTCAGTGTGAACGGAGCTGAACCTCCTGAGAAAATGGCTGACTTGTATGTAGAAGATCTGGACCAGGATGGTGACAGCGATATTATCGGTAGCTCAGCACATGCATTTGGTATCTGGTGGTTCGAAAATGTGTCTGAACCAGGTAAGCCAAAGTTTAAGGCGCATTTGATTGATAAGAGTTATTCCCAAACTCATGCGATGCATTTCATTGATATGAATGGTGATGGGCAGCGAGATATGGTAACCGGCAAGCGTTTCTTTGCACACAACGGTAGAGACCCGGGCGGAAAAGACCCCGTCGTCATGTACTGGTATGAAATCAAAAAGGGCAAGAATGCGGCACCTCAGATCATTCCTCACAAAATCGAAGCAGGAAATGATACCGGTGTGGGCACTCAATTTTCGATGGCCGATATGAACGGAGATGGTCGCCCTGATATTGTGCTCTCGAACAAAAAAGGCGTGAACGTCCTGATACAGAAATAA
- a CDS encoding glycosyltransferase family 4 protein, which produces MRVVHIITRMIIGGAQQNTLFTVEDQYRDYQDEVALMTGPTTGPEGTLIPRAEQGGFDLRIIPHLTRSIRPFKEWRAYRELISELRDFQPELVHTHSSKAGILGRAAASHLKIPAVHTIHGAAFHFGQSPFHYRAYIAAEKWAARRCDRLISVCDAMTDQYVAAGITTKDRCDTVYSGMDVEPFLTPSRPPADVRQELGIEPQHIVIGKVARLFHLKGHKYLIEAAKEVVAVQPQVRFLLVGDGILKAEFEQRISELGLSDYVIFVGLVPPERVPELIHAMDIVVHTSVWEGLARVLPQGLIAGKPVVSYDIDGAREVVIPNETGYLLPSESIEPLSQALIELATDPEKRHRFGQTGRERFTDQFRHQTMTRRLREIYHRVLDERKQNER; this is translated from the coding sequence GTGAGAGTCGTACACATTATCACTCGGATGATTATTGGTGGCGCGCAGCAAAATACGCTCTTTACGGTTGAAGATCAGTATCGGGACTATCAAGATGAAGTTGCGTTGATGACGGGACCGACTACGGGGCCTGAAGGAACTTTAATCCCACGGGCCGAGCAAGGCGGTTTTGATTTGCGAATCATACCTCACTTAACGCGTAGCATCAGACCATTCAAAGAATGGCGCGCCTATCGGGAACTGATCAGCGAACTACGCGATTTCCAGCCTGAATTAGTACATACACATAGTTCTAAGGCAGGTATTCTGGGACGAGCTGCCGCCAGTCATTTAAAGATTCCTGCCGTACATACGATTCACGGTGCTGCCTTTCATTTTGGACAATCTCCTTTTCATTATCGGGCTTACATTGCAGCCGAAAAATGGGCCGCGCGCCGTTGCGACCGACTCATCAGTGTGTGTGATGCAATGACCGACCAATATGTGGCAGCTGGTATTACAACTAAAGATCGTTGTGATACTGTTTACAGTGGGATGGACGTAGAACCGTTTCTGACACCATCTCGTCCTCCTGCAGATGTCCGCCAGGAATTAGGGATCGAACCGCAACATATTGTCATTGGCAAAGTGGCGCGGCTATTTCATTTGAAAGGGCATAAGTATTTGATCGAAGCGGCCAAAGAGGTCGTCGCGGTGCAACCACAGGTTCGCTTTCTGTTGGTAGGAGATGGGATTTTAAAAGCCGAATTTGAACAACGCATCTCAGAGTTGGGACTGTCGGACTATGTTATCTTTGTTGGTCTGGTGCCTCCTGAACGAGTGCCAGAATTAATTCATGCGATGGACATTGTCGTGCATACCAGTGTCTGGGAAGGATTAGCTCGCGTACTGCCACAAGGGTTGATCGCAGGTAAGCCAGTGGTTTCCTATGATATTGATGGTGCGCGAGAAGTTGTAATTCCAAACGAGACCGGCTATCTATTACCATCAGAGTCGATAGAACCATTATCGCAGGCGTTAATTGAGTTGGCGACTGATCCTGAAAAACGGCATCGTTTTGGCCAAACGGGGCGCGAACGATTTACCGACCAGTTCCGGCATCAAACGATGACTCGTCGATTAAGAGAGATTTATCATCGAGTATTGGATGAACGAAAGCAAAACGAACGCTGA
- a CDS encoding SPFH domain-containing protein, with protein MGFWMDKLRAELIDIIEWLDDSKHVIAWRFPRYQNEIKNGAQLIVRPGQMALFVHRGQVADVFEPGNYQLTTDNLPILGTLQGWKHGFNSPFRSEVYFVNTTQITDLKWGTPNPIMLRDPEFGPIRLRAFGNYSLKANDPRILVQELVGTDSEFHSDEITELLRSIIISSFADLIGESKYAALDLASKYTEISTELQKMVNERIDDEYGLETPQLLIVNISLPESVEKALDTRTSMGVIGDMNQFQQYQMGQAMLSAAENPSGGGAAEGMGLGMGFAMANRMVQAPGMGAPGQMTPPPPPAAWHIAVNGQTQGPFPIEQIAQGVASGQITGATQVWSASLSGWTPAGQVPQLAGYFQAATPPPPPPAG; from the coding sequence ATGGGATTCTGGATGGATAAATTACGGGCGGAACTGATAGATATTATCGAGTGGCTCGATGATTCAAAGCATGTCATTGCTTGGCGATTTCCCCGATATCAAAATGAAATCAAAAATGGGGCACAATTAATTGTACGCCCCGGCCAGATGGCACTCTTCGTACATCGCGGTCAGGTAGCTGATGTGTTCGAGCCTGGGAACTATCAACTTACGACAGACAATTTGCCGATCTTGGGAACACTGCAGGGATGGAAACATGGTTTTAATAGCCCGTTCCGCTCAGAGGTTTATTTTGTCAACACCACACAAATTACTGACCTCAAGTGGGGTACTCCCAACCCGATTATGCTCCGCGATCCCGAATTCGGCCCCATTAGACTGAGGGCGTTTGGTAATTATTCGCTCAAAGCCAATGATCCCCGTATTCTCGTTCAAGAACTGGTGGGGACTGATTCCGAATTTCACTCCGACGAGATTACTGAGTTGTTAAGGTCGATCATTATCAGCTCCTTCGCAGATTTAATTGGCGAATCGAAATACGCCGCTTTGGATCTCGCCTCCAAATACACAGAAATTTCGACCGAGCTGCAAAAAATGGTTAACGAACGGATTGACGATGAATATGGTCTGGAAACCCCACAATTGCTGATCGTCAATATCTCGTTACCAGAAAGCGTAGAAAAAGCTCTTGATACGAGGACCAGTATGGGCGTGATTGGCGATATGAATCAGTTCCAACAATATCAGATGGGGCAGGCGATGCTGTCTGCTGCTGAGAATCCTTCAGGTGGAGGAGCTGCTGAAGGTATGGGACTGGGGATGGGCTTTGCCATGGCGAATCGCATGGTACAAGCTCCGGGAATGGGGGCACCAGGTCAGATGACACCACCCCCTCCACCAGCGGCCTGGCATATTGCAGTTAATGGCCAGACCCAGGGACCTTTTCCGATTGAACAAATCGCTCAGGGGGTTGCCAGCGGTCAGATTACGGGAGCGACACAAGTCTGGTCTGCCAGTTTGTCGGGTTGGACCCCCGCCGGTCAGGTACCACAACTGGCAGGTTACTTTCAAGCGGCTACACCACCACCGCCTCCACCAGCGGGTTAA
- a CDS encoding peptidylprolyl isomerase: MGEPTPIPHATKSKTNPKRKILFFAAGTGLVLFAGVLLFQTFNAKDGSAGEDKQAGKVRISGAQPAVRSQPVAKVGNVIISEDELARECLALFGPDVLENVVNRAIIQQACQKAGVVVEQAEVHAEVNRIAKRFNLDTKTWYDMLQAERKMNPNQYRRNVIWPMLALRKLAGQQTKLTQEQVQKAFARDYGPRVKARMIMLDNLGRAQKVWDKLKSDPTDFERTARDNSIEPNSRALGGAIQPIPQYSDNERLWQAAFKLKKGEISGIIQIGLSRYAILKCEGRTEPVVTSIDEVKEQLLDQLTEEQTQEAVARVFDKLKRETRVDNYITNTSTGGVSKTSGTNFSKGQVNRAIPNPTQGFNRPPK, encoded by the coding sequence ATGGGCGAACCAACCCCAATCCCGCATGCGACCAAATCAAAGACAAACCCGAAACGTAAAATTCTCTTTTTCGCAGCCGGTACAGGACTGGTTCTTTTTGCAGGCGTGCTCTTGTTTCAGACATTCAACGCCAAAGACGGTTCTGCAGGCGAAGACAAACAAGCAGGTAAAGTGCGAATTTCCGGAGCACAACCTGCTGTTCGCAGTCAACCTGTCGCTAAGGTCGGCAATGTAATCATCAGTGAAGATGAACTGGCACGCGAATGTCTGGCGCTGTTCGGCCCTGATGTTCTGGAAAACGTTGTTAACCGGGCGATCATCCAACAAGCCTGCCAGAAAGCAGGTGTTGTTGTCGAACAAGCTGAAGTTCATGCTGAAGTCAACCGGATAGCCAAGCGTTTCAACCTGGATACCAAGACCTGGTATGATATGTTGCAGGCTGAACGCAAAATGAATCCGAATCAATATCGCCGCAATGTAATCTGGCCTATGCTGGCATTGAGAAAACTGGCAGGTCAACAAACAAAATTGACTCAGGAACAAGTCCAAAAAGCATTCGCTCGAGATTATGGTCCTCGAGTTAAAGCTCGCATGATCATGCTGGATAACCTTGGCCGCGCACAGAAAGTCTGGGACAAACTGAAAAGTGATCCAACCGACTTTGAACGCACTGCCCGCGATAACTCAATTGAACCTAATAGCCGTGCTTTAGGTGGAGCTATCCAACCGATTCCACAATATTCCGACAATGAAAGACTCTGGCAAGCGGCCTTCAAATTGAAAAAGGGAGAAATTTCCGGGATCATTCAAATCGGTTTGAGTCGTTATGCCATTTTGAAATGTGAAGGTCGTACAGAACCCGTTGTCACCAGTATTGATGAAGTGAAAGAGCAACTACTGGACCAGCTCACAGAAGAACAAACTCAGGAAGCTGTTGCCCGAGTGTTTGATAAACTCAAGCGGGAAACTCGCGTCGACAATTACATTACAAATACCTCAACAGGTGGAGTCTCCAAAACTTCGGGAACCAACTTTTCAAAAGGTCAGGTGAATCGAGCGATTCCCAACCCGACACAAGGTTTTAACCGACCTCCTAAATAA